The region GTCAGGGCGACGTGCTGGTCACGCCCGCGCAATTGATCAAGGTGCTGTCCACGGTCATCAACGAGGGCCAGGAGCGTCCGCTGACCGTGATTCAGGCCGAGGGCGGCAAATCCCCCGCGCGGCCCACACCCACCAGCGTGGTCGAGAATGGCAACACCGACGTGTTCAGGTTCGTCAAGGAGGGGATGGACTGGACGGTCAGCATTCCCAGTGGCACCGCCAGCACCAAGCTGGGCAAGCACCTTTTCCCGGTGGTCACGGCAGGGAAGACCGGCACCGCCGAGAACGGCGTCAGCGCCCGCCCCGACAAGGGCTACGCCTACACCCACGCGTGGTACGAAGGCTACGGACCGGTTGGTGACCCCACCTTCGCCGTGGTGGCCTTCTTCCAGAATGGCGGCGAGGGCTACGGCCCCGGCATCAACGCGGTCAAGCGCATGTTCGCCGCCCGCTGGTGCGTCAACCTGGACGACAGCCCCCGGCTCAGTGCCCTTCCGCTGGATCAGCAGCAACCCTGTCTGGGCGAGCTGGACCATATGCGCGAGGTCTACAAGATCCGGGCTGAGCGCGAGGCGACGGGGGAACCGTAACGGTTTTTCTATCCGCTGCCCCGACTGGGGCGTTACACCATACATTTGTTCCGGGCGCTTTCGGATCCAACGCGCGTCCTGTTGCTGCTGGGGAGAACAGGTTGTCCATGACCTGACTGTGCTCCTCGGATAGCCTCAAAGCACTGTCAGCCGCCACCTGGGCGTGCTTCGTCTTGCACACCTGTTTATCACCCGCCGGGACGGCCCGCGTGTACACTACCTCCTCGCGGACACCCCCCTTCGCCGCCCTGCTCACCCAGGCCTTCATTCACGCCGAACACCGCCGGTTGGAACTGCCCGATCACCACCTGCCCAAGCAGCTGTCCGGCGGTGTGCATTGAACGTCTTGGCGCTGTTCGGCTCCCTGCGCAACGCCCGCTTCGCCCGGCTATACACCGCCCAGACCATCAGTCAGATCGGCGACGTCCTCAGCTGGGTGGGCCTGTCCCTTCTCGCCGCAAGCTTGCTGGCCCCGGTCAGGCCCCTGCCGTGCTGGCATCGTCCTGACCCCACGGGTTACCGCCTTCGTGCTGCTCAGCCCACTGGCCGGCGTCCTGGCCGCCCGCGTCAACCGCCGCCCGGTGCTCGTCACCTGCAGTTTCGGACGGATGGCCATGCTGAGTGTCACGTTCTTCATCACGCCGGTCTGGCAGAACTACGTCCTGACGGTTGCGCTCAATGCCCTGACGGCTTCCTCACGCCCAAAAACCAGGCCACCGTACCGCTGGTGGTGCGCCAAGACGATGCCCACTTGGCGTTTTCGCTCTCCAGCGCGCCCACGGAATCGCTGGGCATCTTCACCGTCGCCTTGCGAGCCCTTCACACTTTGAACTCGCACCCAACAGCGGTGAACGTGGCGCGCTGGCCAGACCTTTACACAACCAAAACACGGCCCCGGTACGGTGGGAGACATGAACCCACCAGAACCTGGAAAGGGTGAAGCGTGGAAACGTCCCGGTGACGGTGCCTCAGGCCGGGCGCAGCCTGCTGACTCAGAGCTCTCTGATTCCCTGGCAGAGCAGGCCGCCCTGATTCTGGAGCGCTCGCGCCTGTGGGTGCCGCTGGTCCTGCTGGGTCTGGCTGGAGCGGCATTAATGGCGCTGGGCGGGCAGGAACTGAAGACTGCTGCCGGCTGGCTGTACCGGAGCGCAGCCGAGTTGGGCGGGCGGCTGAGCGAACCGGTCAACGCCCTGCGGCTGCAGACCGGCTCCTCGCTGCTGACGCCCTTTCTGCTGGGCCTGATGGCCGCAGTGGCCCCGTGCCAGCTGTCGAGCGGCGCAGCGGCCCTGGCGTACGTGGTCAAGGATGGCCGAGGCGGGCAACCGCACCGGCGGGCCGCCGCGTACCTGCTGGCGCGCGTTCTGGTCTATGGGCTGGGTGGCGCAATCATCCTGGCCCTCGTTGGAAAGACGGTACCGGCTCCAGTGGAGTTCTTCACCAGCGTGCGGCGGGTGCTTGGCCCGCTGACGCTGCTCTCGGGTCTGGTGATGCTCGGGTGGGTGCGCTGGCGCTGGGTACTTGGCACCGATCTGACCGACCGCATACAAGGGGTCTGGCAGCGGCGCGGCGGCATCTGGGGCGCGTTCGCCCTAGGACTAGCCTTCAGTTTCACCTTCTGTCCGACGCTCTTTCTGCTGTTCTTCGGTCTGACGCTGCCCCAGGCGCTGACTGCGCCCGCCGGCACGCTTTATCCGGTCCTCTTTGCCTTGGGCATGAGCGCGCCGCTGCTGATCCTGGTCGGGCTACTGCCCGCCCAGGGCACTACAAATCCAGCCGCGCAGGCCCGCCGCCTGGGCCAGCTGGTTACGCCGCTGGCAGGCGCGGTGTTTGTGCTGGCGGGCTTTTTCGACACCTTCGTGTACTGGTTAATGTGATGATTGGAGTGATGTCCCCATGCAACTGACGCCTGACGCCATGAAACTGCTGGGACTGACCCTCGACTGGAATCGCCTGGCCCTGTTGCTGGGCACCTTCGCGCTGCTCACGCTGGTGGGTCGTCGGCGCGACGCCTTGCTGGATCGGGCCGCGATGTGGGGCCTGGCTACGGGTCTGCTGGGCGGCCGCCTGGTGACCACATTGCCGTCCTGGCACGCGTTCCAGGGTCAGGGCTGGGAACTGGTGCGCTCGGTGCTCGACCTGCGTACCGGGACCCTAAGCCTGGGCTGGGCGCTGGGCTTTACCCTGCTGACGATGCTGGTGATCGCCCGGCGCCGCGTGCCCGAACTTCTGCCAGCGCTGCTGGGCGCCGGGCTGATCGGTGTAGCGCCGCTGCTGCTCAAGCCGGCCCCCACGCTGAGTACGGTGCCGGGCACCATGCCCCTGGAGCGCTACGCCTCGCTGGGTGCCCAGGCTACGCCAGTGACCTTCAATGACTTGCCCGGCCCAACTCTGGTCAACGTCTGGGCATCCTGGTGCCCGCCGTGCCGCCTGGAGATGCCCCTACTGGTGGACGCCTCGCGGCGTGGGTACCCGGTGACGCTGGTCAATTCAGCCGAGCCGCCGGCCACCGTGGCGGCTTACCTGCAAAGCGTGGGCTTTCCCAGCGCGTACTTCCGGGACAGCGGCGCTGCGTCGGGAGCGCTCCAGATCAGCGGCCTGCCCACCACCCTGCTCATCGCTCCTGATGGCCGCGTCCTGGAGCGCCACTTCGGCCCGCTGAGCGCTGCCCAGCTCCAGTCGATCTTCGACCGCAACGGCATCAGGCCGGTGATGGGGATGAAGTGAGGGTGTTGAGTACCCCGCACAGGACGCTGGGGTCCCAGGGATGGCAGGCGGGCGTCTGGGAGGCTGGATGTGCTTCGGCGCGAGGTTACTGGCCGCTGCCTCCGGCCAGCCGGCTCGATCTGCAGGGCGTCACATCCCCTGAACACTCGGGGCCTATGCTCACGACCAGGAGATTTATATGAACCGCATTCGACTGATCCGCACGCTGGTGGCCCTTTCCGGCACAGAGCTGGCCCGGCCTTCGGGTACAACCATCGGTGTTCCTGGAAGCTCTTACTCATCGGTGACGCCCCGGACGCTCGACACCCAGTTGAACAGCCAGGACTTTCTCCTAATCAGTGTCCATATCCCCTACGAGGGTGACCTTCAGGGCACTGACCTCTTGTTGCCTTTCGGTCAGGTGAAAGGCACCCCAGCCCTTGTCCCCTTGACGATCAACACAATTGCTCACCAGATCCCTGAGTTCCATCCAAAGCCGTTCTCACCGCCCCGCCATGCAAATGAGCGAGGCGGCGCGGCATGATGGACCGCATGAGTCACCGACATGCCCCGCTGCTGACGCTGCTCCTCGCGCTGGGGACGGTGCCCACCCTGAGCAGCGCCGACGCCCGAGTGCGTCTGGGCGATACCCTGCCCGCCCACCCGTGGCAGGCCAGCGCTGACGCTAATGGCCGCGAGGTGGTGGTGGTCTACAGCTACAACTGCGGCGATCTGGGGGCGTTGTGGCAGGCGGTGATGGACAGCGACCTGCCCGTGCGGGCGGTGAATGCGGAGGGCACGCCCTCGCCCGCCCCGGCTGGCGTCAACTCCTGGCGCGGCGACGGGGCCACCGCCTTCGCCCGCGCCCTCAAGGTGAGCGCCTACCCCACAGTGTTGCTGGTGCAGGGGGACCGGATTTTGAACGCCTGGGAGGGGAATTTCACGGGGAAGCTGGAATAAAAGGACACTGAAATGATTCAGTAGTCTGGAAACTTTTTGACGAATGGCTATAGGATCGTCCATGTTGATGTGTAGCAACAAAACGGACGCCCTCAACGCAGATTCTAGCGGCCCCACTGCCAGAAACAGAACCTAATATATCGCTGTCAAGCTCGAAGGGGCCGCGCAGTGGCTCAGTCAGCATAGGGAAGGAGATCGTACGTCGAGCGGGCGATACAGGTGCCAGGGGAGGCGTCACAACGCGCGCTTGGGGCATGACTGACCTGTCGGCGCTGACGGCCTGACAAAAGTCATGAGAGCATCAAAGAATGTCGTCATCACGGGCAATAGAAAGAAGTAGAGTGGGGAGACGTCATGGATGACCCAGACGCAAGGAAGAGGAAAACGAGAGAACAGGACTGAACACGCCCATTACCTTCCAGACGAGTTCAGACTTGCGACAACTAAGAATTCCCTTCCAGACGTATTCAACGCCCTGGCCCCACCCTTTCTCATCTGTTTTGTCGGACCATCAGCTCGTCGGCGTCAGATGGTCAATGTGCTGACTATCAAGAGTTTCCAGTCAAAAAAATGTGCTGTGTGGGACGTTCATTTCCGCATCAAAACGGAGAAAAGCACGGTCAGCACAGCGAATATCATTTCGACCGTGCTGGAGACGGAACGCGGTCAAGGTGGCGAAGAGGGGAATGGGAGGGATGAAGGGGAATGCAGTGCACCAGCAGCATGGAAATCACAACCGATTCCAGTTGAAAGGCGCTGAGAGCGAGATGTTCGGAGTCATCTATTTTTGACGTGCTGACCGTAGTTTTTCCGCATTGACCCTGCTCTTTTGCCCATCCAGACGCTCTCCCTCAATTTTCTAGAAACTCTTGGACTATGGAGCGCAACCGACTGCACAGC is a window of Deinococcus humi DNA encoding:
- a CDS encoding sulfite exporter TauE/SafE family protein, encoding MNPPEPGKGEAWKRPGDGASGRAQPADSELSDSLAEQAALILERSRLWVPLVLLGLAGAALMALGGQELKTAAGWLYRSAAELGGRLSEPVNALRLQTGSSLLTPFLLGLMAAVAPCQLSSGAAALAYVVKDGRGGQPHRRAAAYLLARVLVYGLGGAIILALVGKTVPAPVEFFTSVRRVLGPLTLLSGLVMLGWVRWRWVLGTDLTDRIQGVWQRRGGIWGAFALGLAFSFTFCPTLFLLFFGLTLPQALTAPAGTLYPVLFALGMSAPLLILVGLLPAQGTTNPAAQARRLGQLVTPLAGAVFVLAGFFDTFVYWLM
- a CDS encoding penicillin-binding protein gives rise to the protein MSHRHAPLLTLLLALGTVPTLSSADARVRLGDTLPAHPWQASADANGREVVVVYSYNCGDLGALWQAVMDSDLPVRAVNAEGTPSPAPAGVNSWRGDGATAFARALKVSAYPTVLLVQGDRILNAWEGNFTGKLE
- a CDS encoding penicillin-binding transpeptidase domain-containing protein, yielding QGDVLVTPAQLIKVLSTVINEGQERPLTVIQAEGGKSPARPTPTSVVENGNTDVFRFVKEGMDWTVSIPSGTASTKLGKHLFPVVTAGKTGTAENGVSARPDKGYAYTHAWYEGYGPVGDPTFAVVAFFQNGGEGYGPGINAVKRMFAARWCVNLDDSPRLSALPLDQQQPCLGELDHMREVYKIRAEREATGEP
- a CDS encoding TlpA family protein disulfide reductase; amino-acid sequence: MQLTPDAMKLLGLTLDWNRLALLLGTFALLTLVGRRRDALLDRAAMWGLATGLLGGRLVTTLPSWHAFQGQGWELVRSVLDLRTGTLSLGWALGFTLLTMLVIARRRVPELLPALLGAGLIGVAPLLLKPAPTLSTVPGTMPLERYASLGAQATPVTFNDLPGPTLVNVWASWCPPCRLEMPLLVDASRRGYPVTLVNSAEPPATVAAYLQSVGFPSAYFRDSGAASGALQISGLPTTLLIAPDGRVLERHFGPLSAAQLQSIFDRNGIRPVMGMK